From Epinephelus lanceolatus isolate andai-2023 chromosome 12, ASM4190304v1, whole genome shotgun sequence, the proteins below share one genomic window:
- the LOC117272462 gene encoding CTD small phosphatase-like protein isoform X2 produces MDHMSIITQVSNPKEEEIISFNQEKASQSNSSLKKQRSRSIFSTFFCCFRNYNVDPPATNTNTSSLPPPVEENGSPPKPPAKYLLPEMIISDYGKKCVVIDLDETLVHSSFKPISNADFIVPVEIDGTVHQVYVLKRPHVDEFLQKMGELFECVLFTASLAKYADPVADLLDQWGVFRARLFRESCVFHRGNYVKDLSRLGRELSNVIIVDNSPASYIFHPENAVPVQSWFDDMNDTELLDLLPFFEGLSKEEEVYGVLQNLRGR; encoded by the exons CGTCCCAGTCGAACAGCAGCCTAAAGAAGCAGAGGAGCCGGAGCATCTTCAGCACATTCTTCTGCTGCTTCCGCAACTACAATGTGGACCCGCCAGccaccaacaccaacaccagCTCCCTGCCTCCACCTGTTGAGGAGAATGGATCGCCTCCCAAG CCACCAGCCAAATACCTCCTACCAGAGATGATCATATCTGACTATGGCAAAAAGTGCGTGGTGATTGACTTGGATGAAACGCTCGTCCACAGCTCGTTCAAG CCCATCAGCAATGCAGATTTTATTGTTCCAGTGGAGATCGATGGTACCGTTCATCAG GTATATGTGCTGAAACGACCCCACGTGGACGAGTTTCTTCAAAAGATGGGAGAGCTGTTTGAATGTGTGCTCTTTACAGCCAGTCTTGCCAAG TATGCAGACCCCGTGGCAGACCTGCTGGACCAGTGGGGCGTATTTCGAGCGCGACTCTTTAGAGAGTCCTGCGTTTTTCACAGAGGGAACTATGTCAAAGACCTCAGCCGGCTGGGACGAGAACTCAGCAACGTCATCATTGTTGACAATTCACCCGCCTCTTATATTTTCCACCCAGAAAATGCT GTCCCTGTCCAATCCTGGTTTGACGATATGAATGACACAGAGCTCCTGGACCTGCTGCCTTTCTTTGAGGGACTCAGCAAAGAAGAAGAGGTTTACGGAGTCCTGCAGAATCTGAGAGGCAGGTAG
- the LOC117272462 gene encoding CTD small phosphatase-like protein isoform X1, with the protein MDHMSIITQVSNPKEEEIISFNQEKASQSNSSLKKQRSRSIFSTFFCCFRNYNVDPPATNTNTSSLPPPVEENGSPPKSDQVEVIPVPSPPAKYLLPEMIISDYGKKCVVIDLDETLVHSSFKPISNADFIVPVEIDGTVHQVYVLKRPHVDEFLQKMGELFECVLFTASLAKYADPVADLLDQWGVFRARLFRESCVFHRGNYVKDLSRLGRELSNVIIVDNSPASYIFHPENAVPVQSWFDDMNDTELLDLLPFFEGLSKEEEVYGVLQNLRGR; encoded by the exons CGTCCCAGTCGAACAGCAGCCTAAAGAAGCAGAGGAGCCGGAGCATCTTCAGCACATTCTTCTGCTGCTTCCGCAACTACAATGTGGACCCGCCAGccaccaacaccaacaccagCTCCCTGCCTCCACCTGTTGAGGAGAATGGATCGCCTCCCAAG TCTGACCAGGTCGAGGTCATCCCTGTCCCTAGT CCACCAGCCAAATACCTCCTACCAGAGATGATCATATCTGACTATGGCAAAAAGTGCGTGGTGATTGACTTGGATGAAACGCTCGTCCACAGCTCGTTCAAG CCCATCAGCAATGCAGATTTTATTGTTCCAGTGGAGATCGATGGTACCGTTCATCAG GTATATGTGCTGAAACGACCCCACGTGGACGAGTTTCTTCAAAAGATGGGAGAGCTGTTTGAATGTGTGCTCTTTACAGCCAGTCTTGCCAAG TATGCAGACCCCGTGGCAGACCTGCTGGACCAGTGGGGCGTATTTCGAGCGCGACTCTTTAGAGAGTCCTGCGTTTTTCACAGAGGGAACTATGTCAAAGACCTCAGCCGGCTGGGACGAGAACTCAGCAACGTCATCATTGTTGACAATTCACCCGCCTCTTATATTTTCCACCCAGAAAATGCT GTCCCTGTCCAATCCTGGTTTGACGATATGAATGACACAGAGCTCCTGGACCTGCTGCCTTTCTTTGAGGGACTCAGCAAAGAAGAAGAGGTTTACGGAGTCCTGCAGAATCTGAGAGGCAGGTAG